The genomic stretch cacttcaatttCTTATTTTCTGAACTTTAAATCTATTTGGTAGATATCTATAGCTCATCTATAAGTTCAAATTGATATTATAGTGATATTAATACATTGAATTATTTGGAGAGAACACAATGTCAGGATCTTTGACAGAATAGAATTTTGTTGATGCGGAGTTTGAGGCTATCATTGATGAGACATCCTGGAGAGTTGCAGGCTGCTTGTCTTCTTTCGAATCATGTTCCTGTTGTTTTCTCCCCGCTGAGAGTGTATTACGCTGGGTACTGTGTTCATCATGCTCTGTGAAGCCATATAGAGTTGCAACACTGTTTTCTCTTTTGTGAAAATTGACCCTGTAAATTCATGTTTTCTTATAATTGATCCCGTAAAATATTATCTGTATTTTAAGGAAGTTTGGTGTCAGGCCCTTTGAGATAACTTATTATTAGTTGCTACTAATTGTGATTAATCTCATCTATTTTGCTGATGCTAGCCATGTGCCAAACAGAATGTGAAAAAGAAATTGAAATGGGCGACATCTACCTGGCACCGCCCAACACTCCCTCAAGAGGCGCGCCCCCAACACCTAGTGCGCATGCATTGTGCGGGCGCCCGGCGCGCATCAGCACGGCGACGTTTCTAGGCTGCTGGTGACCAGAGGGAGGGTAAATCACCATTGTGTGGGGTAATATTCTTGAACAGTAAAATTAAGCAAGATTTAATTAAAAAACTGAtaaattatactccctctgtcccaaaattcttATCTTAGTTTTGTttatatatgaatgtatctagtcacgttttagtatttagatacatccattcttaaacaaacctaagacaaaaaattggaacggaggaagtattaaaAGTTCAATCTCAGTATGTTTATATTCCTATTGAAATTGGTGATTGGGCTTACCATCATATGGAAATGTGTGTTAGCCCAAACTACTACTCCACAGGTGAGGCACACAGGCAAAAGCTACTATCTGCTCTCTCTTCTTACTAGCTGCACTCAGTCACACAGTTGAAGTACACACACTTGAGAGGCTCACATGTAATACTAGTACTTTGCTCTTTGGCTGATGGAGCGAGTGGAATGAAAATGGCCTAAGTTGCATCGATGGGCATCAACCCTTTTTATAGTCTTAGAAACCGACTAAGAGCTAAAAATATCTGCTACTACTCCTTCCTTTttggtttatagggctcaaattTGAATTCTCATCAACCAAGATGAATTGTGAGTGGATGgcactagttttaactagccaaTAAAATATTTCACACAAATTCGATTTCGGAAGCAATAAATATAGCACTCCCTTTCTTATAGGACTTGCATGGTGCATGTAGAAAAGGATGCAGGCGTAGCCATTAATTTTCTTCCTGTTATCTCTATGAATTTGCaaatggttgtatgcatctcAGTTATCCAGAGGCCAGGTGTACTGTTTAAATCTTTTAAGTAATAAAATACCCTTTTATCGAAGAAAtgagactcaaagcactttaactcatttagactcaaaatgagcctaatataatgggAATTTGAAATTTTTGAGATGAGCTCTATAAACCAGAAAAGGGGGAGTATTAGCTAAGCACTTACGTCACACGGGACTGCTACCTCACTCCTAACCTAGTTAGTAGAAATTCAAAATGGTCTTGCCGACCTACTCAGCTGCTAGTTGTTTCACTTCATAGCTTAGTTACTGTTGTCGGCATGCATCCTTAGTAGGCCAAGGTTGACCCAACATTCTCCCCCTCAACCTTGTCGAAGAAGTTTGATGACGATGATTCCAACCTTGTTCCTGAAACTGGACACGACCAACTGACTTGGCCAGGATGTCCGCCTTCTGCTCGTCCGTCCGGATGAACTCGACGATCACCATGCCTTTCTTGATGCAGTCACGTATGAAGTGATAGTGGAGATCGATGTGCTTGCTGCGGTCGTGAAGCACTGTGTTCTTGCAGAGGAAAATCGCCGATTTGTTGTAGATGAAGATGAGTGCAAGGGTGTTGTCTTGGTTTAGCATCTCGTTGAGGAGGCGAGCCAACCAGATCGCCTGACATGCTGTTGTAGCTGCCACGATGTACTCCGCCTCGCACGAAGAAGTCACGACAACCTTCAACCTCACCGGTTGCCAGCTGATGGGACTGCCCCCGAGGAAGAATAATATGCCAGAGGTGCTCTTCCTGGAGTCCACGTCACCAGCATGGTCAGAGTCACTGTAGCCAACCAGCTTGTCGCCATCGCCAAGGCGATACACGCATCCGTGCGTGATCGTGCATGCGATGTACCGGAGCAGGTGTTTGACCGTGGCGAGATGATCGTTGGCGGAAGCCTCCATGAACCTGCTCAGAATATGGTGTGTAATGACTTTGATATTGTAGCGTGCATTCATTTTGATATTTCATTTAAGTTTGCCCCACCTTAACTTTTCTCCCTCCTCCGCCATTGATAAGAACAACATGCTCCCTCCGGAGATGCAATAAATTATATGTAGTCATTCTTTATTTATTAGAACATTATTATAGGGTAGTGCCAAAAGGATAAAGGAAAGCGTAAAGAGCCTACATGTGGACCTAACCAAACCGTGTTATAAAAGGTAGATGCAGTAGCACAGCATAAACATGAGAGTACCACATAAAATTGTTGCAAAGTTGAAGAGAGGAACGAATAAAGACAAAGCATGTTGATTACCATGTTGCTGCTCTGGCCATTGCATGGGAGCCAAATATAGCATCCCATGGGATTGAGAGACGCGGGGAACTTGTTGTGTGCTTCTTGTCGCAGTCATTCTTCTCCTTAGCCATTGTTGTTCTATGCTAGGTTGAGTGTAGCCTCTAGTTAGATGTTCAATGGGGCAACACTTGTGCCATCGCACCCAATATGTGTGCCAAGGCCCAGTTTACTCTCAATAACACACCGTGTCTTTTCTAAATGTTGAGGAAATTGTTAAGAGGTAGATGCTTGGTTGGCTGGTGAGCAAAGGAATAATAGGCTAATCTACAAGATAATCGGCCAGTTAATCAATTAATCAAACGATTAATTATTTTATCGACTACTCGATGACCCTACTAGGCTACGAGTAAGGATTAATCTGCAAGCTAACTGGGTATTTCATCTACTTTATAAACTTTGGCCAACTGTATCAGAAAGAATGTAAACCTACACAATAAAAACAATTATGTAGTGTGAAAACATATTAAATGGTGATTCTAATTGTATTGATTTCGTATTCTGGATGTTAACTTTTTTATATAAATTTGGACAAAGTTTAAAAAGTAAATAGAAATAGATAGAGTACTGCTGACAAATTTGTGCTTTAACTTATGAAATGCCCAATTGGTAGTTTGTAGGTTTGGCAATCTCTTATGATAGGGTTCTTTCAGTTATGTCTTTACTTCACAGTTCAGTTTGTAGGTTTAACTCTATCCTCATTTGATATGAAAGTAAGTTTCATGATGAACTAATGGCATTGAATCAATATTGTAGTTATTGATAATTTTTCTATAAACTTGATCAAAATTCATTGAGTTCAACTGTATATTTTGACATGGTGGAAGTACTAACTAGGCAAGTCTGAAAAACTAAAAACAAACAATCAAAGAAGTTGCCCTGCATTCTCTCTCCAAATTTTTGCCACGAAACACCGCATTTCATCATTGTCGCCCATAACCTCTTCTGTATTGATACTTAATACACCAAAACCTGAAAGATCTAGGCATCGCAGAGCAGCAAAACAATGCCATTTCCAGATTCATCTGGCATACCATGACAGTCTGACATAGGTTGCCTAGCTAGATTGGAAGAAGGCGCGGGCATAAGCCTAGAACACTGCCCGCCGGAACATCAGCTCCTGAACCTAGGGGAAGCAATGCACTGCTGTCAAGCATTAGGCTGCGAACAAGCCAAAACATCAAAATACCGAGGAATCGCCATTGCTAGGATGGCTCAGCTGGTGAGCGCCGAGAGCATGCCCCCAGCACTCTTCGAGGCCAGAACCACCTCCCAGCCAGGCCCTTTCAAGGGGACAAGATGGGCTGCATTGGGAGCCATGGCAGGGCCGGTGAGGTCACTCCGGTCCATCAGCTTCAGAAGGTCCTCATCGCTGATATCCGTCTGGATCATCCTGTCTTCCTCACCCTGCTCATCCCTCAGCAGCGCCAGCAGCTCCGCCTCCTGCAGTTCTCAACGAGAAGTAGGAACACATCAGCAATCATGCAATCGTTTGATGATCACTGAAGAGACAATTTACATGGTACAGTGAACACAATCTTCTATATTCCGAACAAATTTTTTTACATCTTACATCTAAGGCGTTAGGCTTAgcggcatcttgttgaaactgtcCCTTCCCAATCACCACATGCTCTAGCTTCAGCTTTCCAAAAGCTCTCTTGATAATCCGTCCCTGCGACAATGAGGAGATGAGTTCAATGCCACAAAAACTACCCAAGCAAGAGTCTGAAGATGATCCCCTAACCATACCTCAACAGAATTCGATGTTGCCAAACGATAAACATGAacaggttttgtttgaccaatgcGATGGCATCGATCCATAGCCTGTAAATCCATTTGAGGGTTCTGCAGAACAGAGCAAAAATTCAGCATGCCACAGCTATGAAAGGCAAGCATTGTACCAAGGACAGCTACAGACTCTCCAGAAGATAGAAGAAAAGTTACCCAGTCACTGTCATATAGGATGCAAGTATCAGCAGAAGTAAGGTTGATACCAAGCCCCCCAGCACGCGTGCTTAGAATGAAGACATTCATACCACTGTTCAAGTCATTAAACTCCGCTATCTGACCCAGGGAAACAAATAGTGAGATAACAACATCTATAGACAGCTTCAATTAACTAAGGGAAAAGGATTAACATGCaacaaaaaggcaaaataaaggaacatgctatagTTTAGAGCACTGGTTCCACAATTACAAGCCAAGCGCATTTAACTCAAGCTTACATAAAACCTTTGAATCCGTCATTTCTTTGCCCACAAGTTTGTGTGCTGACTGGTTTGGGTGCAATGTTAGGATGTGCGCAAATATGTATGGTGTGTGCATACGCAATACGTTAATAGTTTCCCGCCCATAAACAGGGCTGTCCCGTCTATTGTAATCATGCCATGAGTCAATCTACGCTAGTTTAGCCTTCTTTCTTAGCATTGTTAGTGGTAGTTATCTCACTATGCACAAGCATGAGTATGATAGATGATGTCCAGTAAACTAGTAATAAATTGGCAGACTACCACATTACCTGCTTCCTCCTGTCTTCCAGCTTGACATTACCATCAATTCTGCAAACCTTCAGACCTTTTGTATCCAAATAATAGTCAAGGATGTCCAGAACTTTTGTCCACTGTGAAAATATTAGGACCTACAAACAAATCAATtgaactatatgtcatttccgaaaaATAGAAATCATGAACAATGCGCTGGCACATGCCCAACCTTGTGATTTCGTTTGAGTAGAGCGTCCAGTAACCTGTCCAACAGCTGAAATTTGCCGCATTGTCCCAGAAGCTTATCAATAGGTGGATAGAAGTCtgcaaacaaaataaataaaatgaataACAAAGTGGATAAAataaattaaattaaatagagCAATGCAACTAGCATATGTACAATGAGCAATGATACACACAGCTTGTGTCGAATGCAGCATCCAAAAGATCAGGGTGGCCACAGTTTTTCCTGAGCTGAATGAGTAGATTATTTAGCTTCGTCTTGATG from Hordeum vulgare subsp. vulgare unplaced genomic scaffold, MorexV3_pseudomolecules_assembly, whole genome shotgun sequence encodes the following:
- the LOC123420757 gene encoding ATP-dependent DNA helicase DDM1-like; translation: MKEDVEHMLPRKKEIIIYANMTEHQKQIQNHLVERTFDNYLHENTDIVLRRPGIKTKLNNLLIQLRKNCGHPDLLDAAFDTSYFYPPIDKLLGQCGKFQLLDRLLDALLKRNHKVLIFSQWTKVLDILDYYLDTKGLKVCRIDGNVKLEDRRKQIAEFNDLNSGMNVFILSTRAGGLGINLTSADTCILYDSDWNPQMDLQAMDRCHRIGQTKPVHVYRLATSNSVEGRIIKRAFGKLKLEHVVIGKGQFQQDAAKPNALDEAELLALLRDEQGEEDRMIQTDISDEDLLKLMDRSDLTGPAMAPNAAHLVPLKGPGWEVVLASKSAGGMLSALTS